In Paraburkholderia terrae, the following proteins share a genomic window:
- a CDS encoding Hsp20/alpha crystallin family protein: MSDLHFGTDLFSELDRLQRQMSSLFGGFPSSLRSSQFGTFPHINVGTTDDTIEIVAFAPGVEPGKLDISIDKGLLSIAGERTTCELQLPEDTRQYAQERFNGSFRRVIELPQQADPDKVQARYVDGCLLISVGKREASRPRAITVH; the protein is encoded by the coding sequence ATGAGTGACCTTCACTTTGGGACCGACCTCTTCAGTGAACTGGACCGGCTGCAACGCCAGATGTCCAGCCTGTTCGGCGGCTTCCCGTCCAGCCTTCGTTCAAGCCAGTTCGGCACATTTCCTCATATCAACGTCGGCACGACCGACGACACGATAGAAATCGTCGCGTTTGCGCCCGGCGTCGAGCCCGGGAAACTCGATATCTCCATCGATAAAGGTTTGCTCTCGATTGCCGGCGAGCGGACGACCTGCGAATTACAGTTGCCTGAGGACACGCGGCAGTACGCGCAGGAGCGCTTCAACGGCTCGTTCCGACGGGTCATCGAACTGCCCCAGCAGGCCGACCCTGACAAGGTGCAGGCGCGCTACGTCGACGGCTGCCTGCTGATTTCTGTGGGCAAGCGCGAAGCGTCCAGACCCCGCGCAATTACCGTCCATTGA
- a CDS encoding DUF421 domain-containing protein: MDVVISIFGEGKDLDALQMAARTVAVCFTALIFIRISGRRSFGQRSPFDYVVAILLGATLSRVIVGASPAIPTLAASLVMVLIHRALAWACVHSARLECLAVGVERELFKDGQFDSKQMAAALITRTDVYETARQELHTLDLEEVQLAILERNGQVSLIRKRRDTGNR, translated from the coding sequence ATGGATGTGGTGATATCGATATTCGGGGAAGGAAAGGACCTCGATGCCCTGCAGATGGCAGCCCGGACGGTCGCCGTATGCTTCACGGCTCTCATTTTCATTCGCATATCGGGCCGACGGTCCTTCGGACAGCGTTCGCCATTCGACTATGTGGTCGCGATACTTCTGGGCGCAACGTTAAGCCGCGTCATCGTTGGAGCTTCTCCCGCCATTCCGACGCTGGCTGCGTCGCTCGTAATGGTACTTATACATCGCGCGCTTGCGTGGGCATGCGTCCATTCAGCACGACTCGAGTGTCTCGCGGTTGGCGTCGAACGAGAACTGTTTAAGGACGGTCAGTTCGACAGCAAGCAGATGGCCGCCGCGCTTATCACAAGGACAGACGTGTACGAGACCGCGCGGCAGGAACTGCATACCCTTGACCTCGAAGAAGTGCAACTGGCGATTCTTGAACGCAACGGGCAAGTAAGTCTTATCCGCAAGAGGCGTGATACGGGCAACCGCTGA
- a CDS encoding ParB-like protein yields the protein MKMLKIDQLRPTQVTHGMREIRDKTKTYRSLTGHDLEMAIAEKPVPVVQGPRGAPFVIDHHHVATALWRANVKRVPIVLVSDLSSLSVAEFWLTMENNRWTYPYDAHGQRVAFADMREHVWELIDDEFRSLSASVRDAGGYEKTSVPLEEFRWSDFFRSRLPPPKSDAGYDALVKKAVKLAKSKAALGLPGYVGPIDG from the coding sequence ATGAAGATGTTAAAAATCGACCAGTTGCGGCCGACTCAGGTAACGCACGGCATGCGGGAAATACGCGACAAGACGAAAACATACAGGTCGTTGACGGGGCATGACCTGGAAATGGCAATCGCGGAAAAGCCGGTTCCTGTCGTGCAGGGTCCTCGTGGCGCTCCGTTCGTCATTGACCACCATCACGTTGCCACCGCGCTATGGCGCGCGAACGTAAAGCGCGTTCCCATTGTCCTCGTCAGCGACCTCTCATCGCTTTCTGTAGCTGAATTCTGGCTCACCATGGAAAACAATCGTTGGACCTACCCGTACGACGCTCATGGCCAGCGCGTGGCATTCGCGGACATGCGCGAACACGTGTGGGAACTCATCGACGACGAATTCCGGAGCCTGTCGGCGTCGGTACGCGATGCAGGTGGATACGAGAAGACTTCCGTACCGCTAGAAGAATTCCGGTGGTCTGATTTCTTCCGCAGTCGTCTGCCACCGCCCAAAAGCGATGCCGGGTACGATGCGCTGGTCAAAAAAGCGGTGAAACTCGCGAAGAGCAAGGCTGCGCTTGGACTTCCTGGTTACGTGGGACCAATCGACGGATAA
- a CDS encoding VOC family protein, whose product MQVASNFKVLFIAGFGPIVREPSESRELYTDVLGIPFKEESGEYMHTEALHGAKTFALWPLSQAAHSCFDSDSWPEDIPVPQAWLEFDVDSVEKATENLESRGYRILVRNQQEPWGQTVTRFLSPEGILVGVTFTPSMRKEN is encoded by the coding sequence ATGCAAGTTGCGAGCAACTTCAAGGTTCTGTTCATCGCAGGTTTCGGTCCAATTGTCCGCGAGCCGTCAGAAAGTCGCGAGCTCTACACTGACGTCCTTGGCATTCCTTTCAAAGAGGAGAGTGGCGAGTATATGCATACGGAAGCTCTTCACGGCGCAAAGACTTTTGCCCTATGGCCTCTTTCTCAGGCGGCGCATTCATGCTTTGATAGCGATTCGTGGCCAGAAGACATTCCTGTCCCACAGGCATGGCTGGAGTTCGATGTCGACAGTGTGGAAAAGGCAACGGAAAATCTCGAATCGCGGGGATATCGAATCCTGGTCCGGAACCAGCAAGAACCTTGGGGTCAAACTGTCACGCGTTTTCTCTCACCCGAGGGAATACTGGTCGGGGTGACTTTCACCCCTTCGATGCGAAAGGAAAATTAA
- a CDS encoding H-NS family nucleoid-associated regulatory protein codes for MDERKRDSIVAYLRRRIAKFGIELDDVAAAIAQDQIQQKSAKYRSATGETWSGEGETPQWLKQAISAGQSLEHFAVEGAVQSTPAACPKVDWSQDPFAGGPLATAHSPHSDAR; via the coding sequence ATGGACGAGCGAAAGCGAGACAGCATTGTCGCTTACCTGCGCCGTAGAATCGCCAAATTCGGTATTGAACTGGACGACGTCGCAGCGGCGATAGCCCAAGACCAAATCCAACAGAAGTCGGCAAAATATCGCAGTGCAACAGGAGAGACGTGGTCGGGCGAGGGGGAGACGCCCCAATGGCTTAAGCAGGCCATCAGCGCGGGACAATCACTCGAGCATTTCGCCGTAGAAGGCGCAGTCCAATCGACGCCGGCGGCATGTCCGAAGGTCGATTGGAGCCAGGACCCGTTTGCGGGCGGCCCGTTAGCGACGGCGCATTCGCCACACAGTGACGCCCGCTGA
- a CDS encoding H-NS family nucleoid-associated regulatory protein yields the protein MATLEKVQAQITKLQAQAEALAAKQSSGVVAKICDIMEKHGLTTADIEAHISGSKKRGPKPGPKGAVKSVAPVAKYQDPRTGATWTGHGRAPAWLASAKDRTKFLIDSSSAAVNVGAANKSKTAVKAAGKTTAKGKLPPKYINPKTGETWSGHARPPAWIAEAKDRSKFLIAGGAEATIATTTGTGSKVKTAAKKALKSVGATAGKGQRKGPQPALYRDPKTGATWSGRGPAPAWLAGAKDRSRFLIAGAAQGAAEPKAAAAKKAPAKKAPARKAATKKPVAKRVAARKGATTAEKAPKKAAVKKVAVKKAAAKKVAVRRVAPSTAAESTQVPVTASETAGASASA from the coding sequence ATGGCAACGCTCGAGAAAGTTCAAGCTCAAATCACAAAGCTCCAGGCTCAGGCAGAAGCTCTGGCTGCGAAACAGTCATCCGGCGTCGTCGCAAAAATTTGCGACATTATGGAGAAACACGGGCTGACGACTGCGGACATTGAAGCCCACATCAGTGGTTCGAAGAAGCGCGGACCGAAGCCGGGCCCAAAGGGTGCCGTGAAGTCAGTCGCGCCGGTCGCGAAGTATCAGGACCCGAGGACCGGCGCGACCTGGACCGGCCATGGTCGCGCACCGGCGTGGCTTGCCAGCGCGAAGGACCGAACCAAGTTCTTGATTGATAGCAGCAGCGCGGCAGTCAATGTGGGGGCTGCGAATAAATCGAAAACTGCAGTCAAAGCGGCTGGCAAGACAACGGCGAAGGGCAAACTGCCACCCAAATACATCAATCCCAAGACCGGCGAAACGTGGAGTGGTCATGCCCGCCCACCGGCTTGGATTGCTGAAGCCAAAGACCGAAGCAAGTTTCTGATTGCAGGTGGTGCGGAAGCGACTATTGCGACAACGACGGGTACTGGGAGTAAGGTGAAGACTGCGGCCAAAAAGGCGTTGAAGTCGGTCGGTGCGACTGCGGGCAAGGGGCAGCGGAAAGGACCACAGCCGGCGCTTTACCGTGACCCCAAAACCGGTGCGACGTGGAGCGGCCGGGGCCCCGCACCGGCATGGCTGGCTGGTGCCAAAGACCGCTCGCGATTCCTGATTGCTGGTGCGGCGCAGGGCGCGGCGGAGCCGAAGGCTGCTGCAGCCAAGAAGGCTCCGGCGAAAAAGGCGCCTGCCAGGAAGGCTGCGACGAAGAAGCCGGTCGCCAAGAGGGTTGCGGCGAGGAAGGGTGCTACGACTGCAGAGAAAGCGCCGAAGAAGGCTGCAGTCAAGAAAGTTGCGGTCAAGAAGGCCGCGGCGAAGAAGGTCGCCGTCAGGAGGGTGGCCCCGAGTACGGCCGCGGAGTCGACACAGGTTCCCGTGACGGCATCGGAGACTGCAGGGGCCTCGGCTTCGGCCTGA